A single genomic interval of Tursiops truncatus isolate mTurTru1 chromosome 1, mTurTru1.mat.Y, whole genome shotgun sequence harbors:
- the LOC117308621 gene encoding anoctamin-3-like, which yields MALSGPRKLKTWRQKRHLAGLQDTQIRQEQRRWEEDCELIEFKGQFDEYLEMVLQSRFITIFVAAFPPAPLFALLNNWVEIRPDTQKFCVSTGGWRLSGPGCSCLKPLPTFLSS from the exons ATGGCATTGTCTGGTCCCAGGAAGCTGAAGACCTGGCGGCAGAAGAGACACCTGGCCGGGCTGCAGGACACCCAGATCAGGCAGGAGCAGCGGCGCTGGGAGGAGGACTGTGAGCTCATTGAGTTCAAGGGCCAGTTTGATGAATACCTGGAGATGG TGCTGCAGTCTAGGTTCATCACCATCTTCGTGGCAGCCTTCCCACCGGCACCCCTATTTGCTCTGCTCAACAACTGGGTGGAGATCCGACCGGACACCCAGAAGTTCTGTGTGAGTACTGGTGGCTGGCGGCTGAGCGGACCCGGCTGCTCCTGCTTGAAGCCATTGCCTACCTTTCTGTCATCGTGA